One region of Phragmites australis chromosome 18, lpPhrAust1.1, whole genome shotgun sequence genomic DNA includes:
- the LOC133899752 gene encoding probable receptor-like protein kinase At1g80640 yields the protein MVVPGGGSFLLLLLPSLLGGTALLADAARVVSADVSASSPPAPSPAADAPFLPDVMSPEAARVQTGGDNHYLKQVLVAVILALVAVIVIVVSAIYAWTFWRKAREALNSKDIKISNANNGNMLLPVLGKLNLLKMSKKEVIAMMDFSVLESATGKFNEKNILGKGGFGCVYRACLDRSHVAAVKKLDCCRQEVEKEFENELDFLGKIRHPNVISVLGYCIHEDIRLLVYELMQNGSLETQLHGPSRGSALSWHIRLKIALDAARGLEHLHEHCHPMIIHRDIKSSNILLDTNFNAKISDFGLAIYGGDHNKDDIKPSGTVGYVAPEYLLDGQLTEKSDVYAFGVVLLELLLGRKPVEMIGESHCQSIVSWAMPQITDRTKLPNIIDPVIRKTMDLRHLYQVAAVAVLCVQPEPSYRPLIADVLHSLVPLVPVELGGTMRVVEHSRQAG from the exons atggTGGTGCCCGGTGGCGGCAgcttcttgctgctgctgctgccttcGCTGCTCGGTGGCACGGCCCTGCTCGCGGACGCGGCCAGGGTGGTGTCCGCCGATGTATCAGCGTCGTCGCCGCCTGCGCCTTCGCCGGCGGCTGACGCGCCCTTTCTTCCGGATGTGATGTCTCCTGAAG CTGCACGGGTCCAAACTGGGGGAGATAACCATTACCTAAAACAGGTCCTCGTTGCTGTCATCTTGGCACTTGTTGCAGTCATTGTGATCGTGGTTTCAGCAATTTATGCATGGACCTTCTGGAGAAAGGCTCGGGAAGCTCTGAACTCCAAGGACATCAAAATATCAA ATGCTAATAACGGGAACATGTTGTTACCCGTCCTGGGCAAACTGAACTTGTTGAAAATGTCCAAGAAAGAAGTGATTGCAATGATGGACTTCTCAGTCCTAGAGTCGGCTACTGGGAAGTTTAATGAGAAGAATATATTGGGAAAAGGTGGTTTTGGTTGTGTATACAGGGCTTGCCTTGATAGAAGTCATGTTGCAGCTGTCAAGAAACTGGACTGTTGTAGGCAGGAAGTTGAGAAAGAGTTTGAG AATGAATTGGATTTCCTTGGGAAAATTCGGCATCCCAACGTGATCTCTGTGTTGGGATATTGTATTCATGAAGATATAAGGCTGCTCGTTTATGAGCTAATGCAAAATGGTTCTCTTGAAACACAGCTACATG GACCTTCCCGTGGTTCAGCTTTAAGTTGGCACATTCGCTTGAAAATTGCTCTTGATGCCGCAAG AGGATTGGAACACCTTCATGAGCATTGCCATCCTATGATTATACACAGAGATATAAAATCATCCAATATACTTCTTGACACAAACTTCAACGCAAAG ATATCAGATTTTGGCCTCGCAATATATGGTGGGGACCACAACAAAGATGACATAAAACCTTCAGGAACTGTTGGTTATGTTGCGCCGGAGTATCTTCTTGATG GTCAATTAACTGAGAAGAGTGATGTGTATGCTTTTGGGGtggttcttcttgagcttttacTGGGAAGGAAGCCAGTGGAAATGATTGGAGAATCTCATTGTCAATCTATTGTTTCATGG GCCATGCCTCAGATAACTGATAGAACAAAGCTGCCCAATATAATTGATCCAGTCATCAGAAAAACCATGGATTTGAGACATCTTTATCAG GTTGCTGCAGTAGCCGTCCTCTGTGTCCAGCCGGAGCCAAGCTACAGACCACTGATCGCAGATGTTCTCCACTCCCTCGTTCCTCTTGTCCCTGTGGAGCTTGGGGGAACAATGAGGGTGGTAGAACATTCTCGTCAGGCAGGCTAA